One segment of Theobroma cacao cultivar B97-61/B2 chromosome 9, Criollo_cocoa_genome_V2, whole genome shotgun sequence DNA contains the following:
- the LOC18589190 gene encoding ADP-ribosylation factor 1, whose translation MGILFTRMFSSLFGNKEARILVLGLDNAGKTTILYRLQMGEVVSTIPTIGFNVETVQYNNIKFQVWDLGGQTSIRPYWRCYFPNTQAIIYVVDSSDTDRLVIAKEEFHAILEEEELKGAVVLIFANKQDLPGALDDAAVTEALELHKIKNRQWAIFKTSAIKGEGLFEGLDWLSNTLKSGSG comes from the exons ATGGGTATACTTTTTACAAGAATGTTCTCTTCCCTCTTTGGAAACAAGGAGGCTCGGATCCTTGTTCTCGGCCTCGACAATGCTGGCAAAACCACCATTCTTT ATCGGCTTCAGATGGGTGAAGTTGTCTCCACAATTCCAA CAATTGGATTTAATGTGGAAACAGTACAGTACAATAACATCAAATTTCAAGTTTGGGATTTAG GTGGACAGACTAGTATTAG GCCATATTGGAGATGCTACTTTCCAAATACTCAGGCTATAATCTATGTTGTTGATTCAAGTGATACTGATAGGCTGGTGATTGCTAAAGAAGAATTTCATGCAATCTTGGAG GAGGAGGAGCTAAAAGGAGCAGTAGTTCTTATTTTTGCGAACAAGCAG GATCTTCCAGGTGCACTTGATGATGCTGCAGTGACTGAGGCTTTGGAGTTACACAAGATAAAAAACCGCCAATGGGCTATCTTTAAAACTTCAGCAATAAAAGGGGAAGGTCTTTTTGAAGGCTTGGACTG GTTGAGTAATACACTTAAATCTGGAAGTGGCTAA
- the LOC18589192 gene encoding uncharacterized protein At4g14100 — protein MRLKNFLLCVTSSIIFLQSINPSVEWPDPTPWPEQFHALLCMTLYSGGHQITDLWYDWPKGRNVNLQQKQLGVFMYDIEWNNGTSFYYTLGTNGTCETVDFGVGIPRPDFLDGANYLGTEVKDGFLCNVWEKVDFIWYYEDVATKRPVRWDFYDGIITHVMTFEVGATLPDSTVQAPDYCFTAQKDV, from the exons ATGAGGCTGAAAAACTTCCTTTTGTGCGTAACGTCGTCAATAATATTTCTGCAATCTATAAATCCTTCAGTTGAATGGCCTGACCCAACACCATGGCCTGAACAATTCCACGCACTTCTTTGCATGACTCTGTACTCCGGGGGTCACCAAATCACTGACCTCTGGTATGACTGGCCAAAAGGCCGCAATGTTAACCTGCAGCAGAAGCAGCTTGGGGTGTTTATGTACGATATAGAGTGGAACAATGGCACTTCGTTTTACTACACTCTAGGCACGAATGGCACATGCGAGACCGTTGATTTTGGGGTTGGAATTCCCAGGCCTGATTTTCTTGATGGAGCTAATTATTTGGGGACTGAAGTCAAGGATGGGTTCCTTTGTAATGTGTGGGAGAAAGTGGATTTTATCTGGTACTATGAAGATGTTGCTACTAAGAGGCCAGTTCGATGGGATTTCTATGATG GAATAATAACGCACGTGATGACATTTGAAGTTGGTGCAACTCTGCCAGATTCAACCGTCCAAGCACCTGATTATTGTTTCACTGCCCAAAAAGATGTCTGA